One stretch of Vulpes lagopus strain Blue_001 chromosome X, ASM1834538v1, whole genome shotgun sequence DNA includes these proteins:
- the LOC121482841 gene encoding 60S ribosomal protein L39-like, with product MLSPFRRHPGCVWLTVIAMSSHKTFRIKRFLAKKQKQNRPIPQWIRMKTGNKIRYNSKRRHWRRTKLGL from the coding sequence atgCTCTCTCCTTTCCGCCGCCATCCTGGTTGCGTGTGGTTGACTGTGATCGCCATGTCTTCTCACAAGACTTTCAGAATCAAGCGATTCCTGGCCAAGAAGCAAAAGCAGAATCGTCCTATTCCCCAGTGGATTCGgatgaaaactggtaataaaatcagGTACAACTCCAAGAGGAGACACTGGAGAAGAACCAAGCTGGGTCTGTGA